In Eleutherodactylus coqui strain aEleCoq1 chromosome 4, aEleCoq1.hap1, whole genome shotgun sequence, the following are encoded in one genomic region:
- the LOC136624579 gene encoding uncharacterized protein — protein MKSIQLLVHICLLIAGTTALVHDIFVASGEEVVIPLDVRLEYTSGLLCNKFVWTFKGAGRFLRQLAYVSDICNKQDCKNESRPHCSLSSNGSLRLHEVKLEDAGQYKIVTYHVNRSSSTEDTFNLYVLDAVSQPVVSLFCPSDGQPVVSCLAANGSNILTSIKANGELLLESSISGGAVNYFKVSSSAPWSISCSVTNKISQKTITVLYTKCPEPLSKPYLEITCHPYGFVEIFCKTENGSEPSFSWFIDGNPVQATSSWNVTENLMSGSTNVAVNVSCSVRNVISSVQSPVATLSCLARTPHQTIQGFCKVLLFALYTILLICMIYTIIQSNKICDLDKP, from the exons ATGAAATCCATTCAGCTTCTGGTCCACATCTGTCTGCTCATCGCTGGGACTActg CTCTTGTCCATGACATATTTGTAGCCAGTGGCGAGGAGGTTGTGATCCCCTTGGACGTGAGGCTGGAGTACACAAGTGGCTTACTATGTAATAAGTTTGTATGGACCTTCAAGGGCGCAGGGCGGTTCCTTAGACAACTGGCATATGTCAGTGATATATGTAATAAACAAGACTGTAAAAACGAGTCAAGACCTCACTGCTCACTGTCCAGCAATGGAAGCCTGCGGCTGCATGAAGTGAAGCTGGAAGACGCTGGACAATACAAGATCGTCACCTATCATGTGAACAgaagcagcagcacagaggacacTTTTAACCTTTATGTCCTAG ATGCGGTCTCTCAGCCGGTCGTCAGTCTCTTTTGTCCCTCGGATGGCCAGCCGGTGGTTTCCTGCTTGGCAGCAAATGGGTCGAATATCTTAACCTCCATAAAAGCAAATGGAGAATTGTTACTAGAAAGTTCTATATCTGGAGGGGCGGTTAATTACTTCAAAGTGTCATCATCTGCCCCCTGGAGCATCAGCTGCTCTGTAACCAACAAGATCAGCCAGAAAACTATCACCGTCCTATATACCAAGTGTCCTG AACCACTCTCAAAACCCTATCTGGAAATTACGTGCCATCCATATGGATTTGTGGAGATCTTCTGTAAGACAGAAAATGGCTCAGAACCTTCCTTCTCCTGGTTCATAGATGGGAATCCCGTACAAGCCACATCATCATGGAACGTTACTGAGAATCTAATGTCTGGGTCTACCAACGTCGCTGTGAACGTCAGCTGCTCTGTCAGGAACGTGATCAGTTCAGTTCAGAGTCCTGTGGCCACACTTTCATGTCTTG CTCGCACTCCTCATCAGACTATCCAGGGTTTCTGTAAGGTCCTGCTATTTGCCCTGTACACCATTCTGCTGATATGTATGATCTACACCATAATCCAGAGCAACAAGATCTGCGACTTGGACAAACCATGA